One genomic window of Bradyrhizobium sp. B124 includes the following:
- a CDS encoding PaaI family thioesterase gives MPRFEPKNPDFRAVATATFARQRAMQTLGISIARMEPGEVDLAMPYAPEFCQQNGFVHAGIITAGLDNACGIAAFTLMPEGSDILTVEFKTNLLAPARGERFVFRGVVVKPGRTLTVCDGRAYAVQDGIEMLVATMSGTLMALARRASPTTSGALSPSP, from the coding sequence ATGCCCCGCTTTGAGCCGAAGAATCCCGACTTCCGCGCGGTTGCCACCGCCACATTCGCGCGCCAGCGCGCAATGCAGACGCTTGGTATCTCGATCGCACGTATGGAGCCGGGCGAGGTCGATCTCGCGATGCCCTATGCGCCGGAGTTCTGCCAGCAGAACGGATTCGTGCATGCCGGAATCATCACCGCGGGGCTCGACAATGCCTGCGGGATCGCCGCCTTCACGCTGATGCCCGAAGGCTCCGACATCCTCACGGTGGAGTTCAAGACCAATCTGCTGGCGCCGGCCCGCGGCGAGCGGTTCGTGTTCCGCGGCGTCGTGGTCAAGCCAGGCCGCACGCTGACCGTCTGCGATGGCCGCGCTTATGCGGTGCAGGACGGCATCGAGATGCTGGTCGCGACTATGAGCGGCACGCTGATGGCGCTGGCGCGGCGGGCGTCGCCAACGACGAGCGGAGCTTTATCCCCGTCACCCTGA
- a CDS encoding CidA/LrgA family protein, whose protein sequence is MIASLSLILLCQLVGEVAVRALAVPVPGPVVGLVLLLLLLLARDRFPVLARGPLGNDGVESASRGMLANLSLLFIPAGVGVVQKLDLLAEHGIAILVILAVSVIVTLLATVATFVAATSMFAREEENP, encoded by the coding sequence ATGATCGCCAGCCTCAGCCTGATCCTGCTCTGTCAGTTGGTCGGCGAGGTTGCCGTGCGGGCGCTGGCCGTGCCGGTGCCGGGCCCGGTGGTCGGGCTGGTGCTGCTGCTGTTGCTCCTGCTGGCGCGAGACCGCTTTCCGGTGCTCGCGCGCGGGCCGCTCGGCAATGACGGGGTGGAGAGCGCAAGCCGTGGCATGCTCGCTAATCTCTCGCTGCTGTTCATTCCGGCAGGCGTCGGTGTGGTGCAGAAGCTCGACCTGCTTGCCGAGCATGGCATCGCGATCCTGGTGATCCTTGCGGTTTCGGTCATCGTCACGCTGCTGGCGACGGTCGCGACCTTCGTCGCGGCGACCAGTATGTTTGCGCGCGAGGAGGAGAACCCGTGA
- a CDS encoding LrgB family protein: MSDNPFSLWVYLSQSPLLWLTVTLLTYAATDAVSLKTRRHPLANPVLHSLWIIGAFLLLTGTSYTTYFAGAQFVHFLLGPATVALAVPLYENRRRVAAAVLPMLVALAVGSLTAIVSVVLLARAFGLPRDIILSLAPKSVTAGVAMGISESLHADPSLTAVSVILTGIMGAIIVTPLMNFTGVTDFRGRGFAAGIAAHGIGTARAFQVDEVAGVFAGIAMSLNALVTSLLVPLAVTYLLR; encoded by the coding sequence GTGAGCGACAATCCGTTTTCGCTCTGGGTCTATCTCTCGCAGTCGCCGCTGCTCTGGCTGACGGTGACGCTATTGACCTATGCCGCGACCGATGCGGTGTCGTTGAAGACAAGGCGTCATCCGCTCGCCAATCCCGTGCTGCATTCGCTGTGGATCATCGGCGCGTTCCTGCTGCTGACCGGGACCTCCTACACCACCTATTTTGCCGGGGCGCAGTTCGTGCACTTCCTGCTCGGGCCGGCGACGGTGGCACTCGCGGTGCCGCTCTACGAGAACCGCAGGCGGGTCGCGGCCGCGGTCCTGCCGATGCTGGTCGCGCTCGCGGTCGGCTCGCTCACCGCGATCGTCTCGGTGGTGCTGCTGGCGCGGGCCTTCGGCCTGCCGCGTGACATCATCCTGTCGCTGGCGCCCAAATCAGTCACGGCCGGGGTCGCGATGGGCATCAGCGAGTCCCTGCATGCCGATCCCTCGCTGACGGCGGTCTCCGTGATCCTCACCGGCATCATGGGGGCGATCATCGTCACGCCCTTGATGAACTTTACCGGCGTCACCGACTTCCGTGGCCGCGGCTTTGCCGCGGGCATCGCCGCCCATGGCATCGGCACCGCGCGCGCCTTCCAGGTCGACGAGGTCGCCGGCGTCTTTGCCGGGATCGCGATGAGCCTGAACGCGCTGGTCACCTCGCTGCTGGTGCCGCTGGCCGTGACATATCTGCTGCGCTGA
- a CDS encoding sulfite exporter TauE/SafE family protein codes for MFSVTQSVLGLASGMLVGFSLGLVGGGGSILAVPLMVYVVGVPQPHVAIGTSAIAVAANAAINLSNHARGGTVIWSCALVFALSGMFGAFGGSILGKMLDGQKLLALFSIVMLVIAGLMLKTRARVGLTDVKISMANTPAIVGLGLVTGTMSGFFGIGGGFLIVPALMLATGMPIMNAVSSSLVAVTAFGVTTALSYAWSGLVSWGLAGLFVAGGIAGGLLGTRSARHLSERRGALNIVFATVIIVVAIYMLLRNINVS; via the coding sequence ATCTTCTCCGTAACTCAGAGCGTGCTTGGGCTGGCATCCGGCATGCTGGTCGGTTTTTCGCTGGGCCTGGTCGGCGGCGGCGGGTCGATCCTTGCCGTGCCGCTGATGGTCTATGTGGTCGGGGTGCCCCAGCCGCATGTCGCGATCGGTACCTCGGCGATTGCGGTCGCCGCCAACGCCGCGATCAACCTCTCCAACCACGCCCGCGGCGGCACCGTGATCTGGTCCTGCGCACTGGTGTTCGCGCTGTCAGGCATGTTCGGCGCTTTCGGCGGCTCGATCCTCGGCAAGATGCTGGACGGGCAGAAGCTGCTGGCGCTGTTCTCGATCGTGATGCTGGTGATCGCGGGCCTGATGCTGAAGACCCGCGCGCGGGTCGGGCTGACCGACGTCAAGATCTCGATGGCCAACACGCCCGCGATCGTAGGTCTCGGGCTTGTGACGGGAACCATGTCCGGCTTCTTCGGCATCGGCGGTGGCTTCCTGATCGTGCCGGCCTTGATGCTGGCGACCGGGATGCCGATCATGAACGCGGTCAGTTCGTCGCTGGTGGCGGTTACCGCCTTCGGCGTGACCACGGCCTTGAGCTATGCGTGGTCCGGGCTGGTGTCGTGGGGCCTGGCGGGGCTATTCGTCGCCGGCGGCATCGCGGGTGGCCTGCTGGGCACACGGAGCGCCCGGCACCTGTCGGAACGGCGCGGCGCCCTCAATATCGTGTTTGCGACTGTGATTATCGTCGTGGCGATCTATATGCTGCTGCGTAACATCAATGTGTCCTGA
- a CDS encoding DsbA family protein, which translates to MNHLTKSPLDNAGATRRGALGFISAGIALLAARGARAEDDNVLTEEQVLRDPDIPVIGNPKGDITIVEWFDYNCPYCRKLAPELRQVVQDDGKVRLVLKDWPILGPVSKVAAQMALAAKYQDKFEAAHEAMISVNSRITEPRIAELLSGAGLDMDRLKKDLDANAKAIDAVLARNNEQAQAFGFNGTPSFIVGKYRVPGVLSIDQFEQVIADARKANMGRKTEQN; encoded by the coding sequence ATGAACCATCTGACGAAATCACCCCTCGACAACGCAGGCGCCACCCGCCGCGGCGCGCTCGGCTTCATCAGTGCCGGCATTGCGCTGCTGGCCGCCAGAGGCGCGCGCGCCGAGGACGACAATGTCCTGACCGAGGAACAGGTGCTGCGCGATCCGGATATTCCGGTGATTGGCAATCCCAAGGGCGACATCACGATCGTCGAATGGTTCGACTACAACTGCCCGTATTGCCGCAAGCTCGCGCCGGAGCTCCGCCAGGTGGTGCAGGACGACGGCAAGGTTCGCCTGGTGCTGAAGGATTGGCCGATCCTCGGGCCGGTGTCGAAGGTCGCGGCGCAGATGGCGCTGGCGGCGAAGTACCAGGACAAGTTCGAAGCCGCGCATGAGGCGATGATTTCGGTCAATTCGCGCATTACCGAGCCACGCATTGCCGAGCTGCTGTCGGGCGCCGGCCTCGACATGGACCGCTTGAAGAAGGATCTCGACGCCAACGCCAAGGCGATCGACGCAGTTTTGGCGCGCAACAACGAGCAGGCGCAGGCATTCGGCTTCAACGGCACGCCGTCATTCATCGTCGGCAAGTATCGCGTGCCGGGCGTGCTCAGCATCGATCAGTTCGAGCAGGTGATCGCGGACGCCCGCAAGGCCAACATGGGCCGGAAGACCGAGCAGAACTAA
- a CDS encoding ABATE domain-containing protein — MSRDPARAATQFFGGRVCLDFANTLDWRTSNDPQELIPDYPALLSWSERRGTLPLAAIRKLKAHSASSVAMAAMQKAHDLRRDIWAISDALRGGRSVDLRLVNRMLSAAPRQPDLVRQDRGYRHALAGTDVTEPLWPVLWSLTALLASDDASRIGCCEADGCGWFFVDESPNRTRRWCSSEVCGNRERARRAYAKRKGSA, encoded by the coding sequence ATGTCAAGGGATCCCGCGCGGGCAGCGACACAGTTCTTCGGCGGACGGGTCTGCCTCGACTTCGCGAACACGCTCGACTGGCGGACGTCGAACGATCCACAGGAGCTGATCCCGGATTACCCTGCGCTATTGTCCTGGAGCGAACGCCGCGGGACCTTGCCGCTCGCGGCAATCAGGAAGCTGAAAGCGCATTCGGCGAGCAGCGTCGCCATGGCCGCGATGCAGAAGGCGCATGATTTGCGTCGCGACATCTGGGCGATTTCCGACGCGCTCCGCGGTGGCCGCAGCGTGGACCTCCGTCTCGTCAATCGGATGCTGTCGGCGGCTCCCCGGCAGCCCGACCTTGTGCGGCAGGATCGAGGCTATCGCCATGCGCTGGCGGGGACCGACGTGACGGAGCCGTTGTGGCCGGTGCTGTGGTCGCTGACGGCCCTGCTGGCGTCCGACGACGCGAGCCGCATCGGATGCTGCGAGGCTGACGGCTGCGGCTGGTTCTTTGTCGACGAGAGCCCGAACCGGACTCGCAGATGGTGCTCGAGCGAAGTGTGCGGCAATCGCGAGCGCGCGCGGCGCGCTTATGCCAAGCGCAAGGGCTCCGCGTGA
- a CDS encoding AzlC family ABC transporter permease has product MPFLLSNGAAGLVMGLTYKGLGLGAPHAILFSLLVYSATAQAITLSMWASPLPVAAMVVACIATNSRYLLMGAHLRQLFGAFAPRKILLSLFLLADASWLMTSSDADRNGPDAGYLLGSSIPMAIGWVGGTALAYAAPLATNGPLKLAAALLPTMFIATLLPSQWKNATSPWPWLTSAVVALLVSRFVDPSWSMLIGGGCGTVVSMMERTDA; this is encoded by the coding sequence TTGCCGTTCCTGCTCAGCAACGGCGCCGCCGGCCTCGTGATGGGACTGACCTACAAGGGGCTTGGGCTGGGGGCGCCGCACGCGATTCTGTTCAGCCTGCTCGTCTACTCCGCCACCGCCCAGGCGATCACGCTGAGCATGTGGGCAAGCCCACTGCCGGTTGCCGCCATGGTCGTTGCCTGCATCGCCACCAATTCCCGATACTTACTGATGGGCGCCCATCTGCGCCAGCTGTTTGGCGCGTTCGCCCCCCGGAAGATCCTGCTCAGCCTGTTTCTGCTCGCGGATGCATCGTGGCTGATGACGAGTTCGGATGCAGACCGCAATGGACCCGACGCCGGCTATCTACTCGGATCGAGCATCCCCATGGCGATCGGCTGGGTCGGCGGCACTGCACTTGCCTATGCCGCCCCGCTCGCAACCAACGGACCACTGAAGCTCGCCGCCGCACTGCTGCCGACGATGTTCATTGCGACCCTGCTTCCCAGCCAGTGGAAGAACGCGACGTCGCCGTGGCCGTGGCTGACCTCAGCGGTCGTCGCGCTCCTGGTCAGCCGATTCGTGGATCCCAGCTGGTCCATGCTGATCGGGGGCGGATGCGGCACCGTCGTCAGCATGATGGAGCGGACCGATGCGTGA
- a CDS encoding AzlD domain-containing protein: MRDLMKNLDVLGVIFILGLTCYAMRAGGYVLAASMRDDGIAARFLRLAPGNLFIAFIVGGCLSGGLAGLVGTMVALVTMAVTAREWAALGAGFGAALAASTIGL, translated from the coding sequence ATGCGTGACCTGATGAAGAACCTGGACGTTCTCGGCGTGATCTTCATCCTCGGGCTGACATGCTATGCCATGCGCGCCGGTGGATACGTCCTCGCCGCGTCGATGCGCGACGACGGCATCGCCGCCCGGTTTCTCCGGCTCGCGCCCGGCAATCTGTTCATCGCATTCATCGTTGGCGGCTGCCTGTCCGGCGGGCTGGCAGGTCTCGTCGGAACGATGGTCGCGCTCGTGACGATGGCCGTCACGGCGAGGGAATGGGCCGCGTTAGGTGCCGGCTTCGGTGCGGCCTTGGCGGCGTCTACGATCGGGCTGTGA
- a CDS encoding LysR family transcriptional regulator has protein sequence MDRFDAMRVFTRVVERRSFSLAADDLGLPRSTVTDAVKGLEARLGVRLLERTTRTVRPTLDGEAHYRRCLSLISDLEDAEGAFGGARPKGLLRLEVQGTLARHFLLPNLPGFLAQYPDIEINMSESDRWVDLIREGVDCVLRFGQLPDSDMIARQVTMLERLTCATPDYLAHFGMPTDPLALDGHRMIGIRSLTTGRLRPMEFVIDGALKQFPLPAPMSVTGPESYLASARLGLGLVQVPRFHAETDLANGTLIPVLQQCPPPSVPVSLLYPRNRQLSPRVRVFIDYVMRVFARS, from the coding sequence ATGGACCGCTTCGACGCGATGCGCGTATTCACCCGGGTGGTCGAACGCCGCAGCTTTTCTCTCGCCGCCGACGATCTTGGCCTGCCGCGCTCGACGGTGACGGATGCGGTGAAGGGGCTGGAGGCGCGGCTCGGCGTGCGGCTGCTCGAGCGCACCACGCGCACGGTCCGCCCGACGCTCGACGGCGAGGCGCATTACCGCCGCTGCCTGTCGCTGATCTCCGACCTCGAAGACGCCGAAGGCGCGTTCGGCGGCGCGCGGCCGAAGGGGCTGCTGCGGCTCGAAGTGCAGGGCACCTTGGCGCGGCACTTCCTGCTGCCGAACCTGCCCGGCTTCCTCGCCCAATATCCTGATATCGAGATCAACATGAGCGAGAGCGATCGCTGGGTCGACCTGATCCGCGAAGGCGTCGACTGCGTGCTGCGCTTCGGCCAATTGCCCGACAGCGACATGATCGCGCGGCAGGTCACGATGCTGGAGCGATTGACCTGCGCCACGCCGGACTACCTTGCGCACTTCGGCATGCCGACCGATCCGCTCGCGCTCGACGGCCATCGCATGATCGGGATTCGCTCGCTGACGACCGGCCGCTTGCGCCCGATGGAGTTCGTGATCGACGGCGCGCTCAAACAATTTCCGTTGCCCGCGCCGATGTCGGTGACCGGCCCCGAAAGTTATCTCGCAAGCGCCAGGCTCGGCCTCGGCCTCGTGCAGGTGCCACGTTTCCATGCCGAAACCGACCTCGCCAACGGCACGCTGATCCCGGTGCTGCAGCAATGCCCGCCGCCGTCGGTGCCGGTATCGCTGCTCTATCCGCGCAACCGCCAACTGTCGCCACGCGTGCGCGTGTTCATCGACTATGTGATGCGGGTGTTCGCGCGCAGTTGA
- a CDS encoding SDR family oxidoreductase: MTNQTNKVALVTGASRGIGAAVAERLAKDGFTVVINYSGDARPAQAVADRIEAAGGRALTAKADVSDANAVRGLFDAAEAAFGGVDVLVNNAGIMKLGKIADSDDAAFDQQVAVNLKGSFNTMREAARRLRNGGRIVNFSTSVVGTKLETYGIYVATKAAIESLTAILSKELRGRGITVNAVAPGPTATDLFLNGKSDELIDRFAKMVPLERLGTPDDIANAVSFLVGPDGSWINGQTLRANGGLV; the protein is encoded by the coding sequence ATGACCAACCAAACCAACAAGGTAGCTCTGGTGACGGGTGCCTCGCGCGGGATCGGCGCGGCGGTTGCCGAACGCCTCGCCAAGGACGGCTTCACCGTCGTCATCAACTACTCCGGCGATGCCAGGCCCGCCCAGGCGGTGGCCGACCGCATCGAGGCCGCCGGCGGCCGGGCGCTGACCGCGAAGGCCGATGTCAGCGACGCCAATGCGGTGCGCGGCCTGTTCGACGCGGCGGAAGCGGCGTTCGGCGGCGTCGATGTGCTGGTCAACAATGCCGGCATCATGAAGCTCGGCAAGATTGCCGACAGCGACGATGCGGCCTTCGACCAGCAGGTCGCGGTCAACCTGAAGGGCAGCTTCAACACCATGCGCGAGGCGGCACGCCGGCTGCGCAACGGCGGACGCATCGTCAATTTCTCGACCAGCGTCGTCGGCACCAAGCTGGAGACCTACGGCATCTATGTCGCGACCAAGGCCGCGATCGAGTCATTGACCGCGATCCTGTCCAAGGAATTGCGCGGCCGCGGCATCACCGTGAATGCGGTCGCGCCCGGCCCGACCGCGACCGATCTGTTCCTCAACGGCAAGTCGGACGAACTGATCGATCGCTTCGCCAAGATGGTCCCGCTGGAGCGGCTCGGCACGCCTGACGACATCGCGAACGCCGTGTCGTTCCTCGTCGGTCCCGACGGCTCCTGGATCAACGGCCAGACCCTGCGCGCCAATGGCGGCCTGGTCTGA
- a CDS encoding SDR family oxidoreductase encodes MKQVIVITGASSGFGRLTANALARAGHTVYASMRHTTGRNAAAVADIEEFARDNKVDLRSLELDVGSQASVDKAIAQIVAEEGRLDVVIHNAGHMVFGPAEAFTPEQLAELYDVNVLSTQRVNRVALPQLRKQGRGLVVWVSSSSSAGGTPPYLAPYFAAKAGMDAMAVIYARELSRWGIETSIIVPGAFTGRTNHFAHSGRPADQARAAEYEAGPYAGFGDEIMKAFSAIVPEDADAGSVADAIVEVVDTPFGKRPFRVHIDPTQDGAEVAFGVIDRVRNEMLHRVGFSDLLKPRVNE; translated from the coding sequence ATGAAACAGGTCATCGTCATCACCGGCGCTTCCAGCGGCTTCGGCCGCCTCACCGCCAACGCGCTCGCCAGGGCCGGCCACACCGTCTACGCCTCGATGCGCCACACCACCGGCCGCAACGCCGCCGCGGTCGCCGACATCGAGGAGTTCGCCCGCGACAACAAGGTCGATCTGCGCTCGCTCGAACTCGACGTCGGCTCGCAGGCGTCGGTCGATAAAGCCATCGCCCAGATCGTCGCCGAGGAGGGCCGCCTCGACGTCGTCATCCACAATGCCGGCCACATGGTGTTCGGGCCGGCGGAGGCTTTCACGCCCGAGCAGCTTGCCGAGCTCTACGACGTCAACGTGCTCTCGACCCAGCGCGTCAATCGCGTAGCGCTGCCGCAGCTGCGCAAGCAGGGCAGGGGACTTGTGGTGTGGGTGTCGAGCAGCAGCTCGGCCGGCGGCACGCCGCCCTATCTCGCGCCATACTTCGCGGCGAAGGCCGGCATGGATGCGATGGCCGTGATCTATGCCCGCGAGTTGTCACGCTGGGGCATCGAGACCTCGATCATCGTGCCCGGCGCCTTCACCGGCCGCACCAACCACTTCGCGCATTCCGGCCGTCCCGCCGATCAGGCGCGGGCCGCCGAGTATGAAGCCGGTCCCTATGCCGGCTTCGGCGACGAGATCATGAAGGCGTTTTCGGCGATCGTGCCCGAGGACGCCGACGCTGGCTCGGTGGCCGATGCGATCGTTGAGGTCGTGGACACGCCGTTCGGCAAGCGGCCGTTCCGCGTCCACATCGATCCGACCCAGGACGGTGCCGAGGTCGCCTTCGGCGTGATCGACCGCGTCCGCAACGAGATGCTGCACCGGGTCGGCTTCTCCGACCTGCTCAAGCCGCGGGTGAATGAGTAG
- a CDS encoding phospholipase, giving the protein MSEAVVDDIVAVLPPLLQTLESLSFVARNLNPPDFDRVMQIAGEPEKALQAVRPRLADWPEKFAHIQTALEAAIEPALAGYAGLRAVQNGEGDLVSVFRALRYLPRAQEALYPLTELPPVSGFFIAPDLREDADLQAKLAAAPNSDTGIFHERNGPGSRGGFSMYVPEYYTPDRTWPLVMALHGGSGNGRGFLWSWLRDARSRGAILVAPTATGQTWALMGDDTDTPNLNRIIDQARARWRIDETRMLLTGMSDGGTFSYVSGLDGASRFTHLAPVAATFHPLMAEMADAERLRGLPIFITHGRLDWMFPVQTARQTQGLLSAAGARVIYREIDDLSHTYPREINAEIFRWLNGERTDGT; this is encoded by the coding sequence ATGAGCGAGGCCGTGGTTGACGACATCGTGGCCGTGCTGCCGCCGCTGTTGCAGACGCTGGAATCGCTGTCCTTTGTCGCGCGCAACCTCAACCCACCGGACTTCGATCGCGTGATGCAGATCGCGGGCGAGCCCGAGAAGGCCCTGCAGGCGGTGCGGCCGCGGCTTGCCGATTGGCCGGAGAAATTCGCGCACATCCAGACCGCACTGGAAGCTGCGATCGAACCGGCACTGGCCGGCTATGCGGGCCTGCGCGCGGTGCAGAATGGCGAAGGCGATCTGGTCAGCGTGTTCCGCGCGCTGCGCTATCTGCCGCGCGCACAGGAGGCGCTCTATCCGCTGACCGAGCTGCCCCCGGTCAGCGGCTTCTTTATCGCGCCCGACTTGCGCGAGGACGCCGACCTGCAGGCGAAGCTCGCGGCGGCGCCCAACTCCGACACCGGCATCTTCCACGAGCGCAACGGACCGGGCAGCCGCGGCGGCTTCTCGATGTATGTGCCTGAGTATTACACGCCTGATCGCACCTGGCCGCTGGTGATGGCGCTGCATGGCGGCAGCGGCAACGGCCGCGGTTTCCTGTGGAGCTGGTTGCGCGATGCGCGCAGCCGCGGCGCCATCCTGGTGGCGCCGACTGCAACCGGCCAGACCTGGGCGCTGATGGGCGACGACACCGATACGCCGAACCTCAACCGCATCATCGACCAGGCGCGCGCGCGCTGGCGTATCGACGAAACCCGCATGCTGCTGACCGGCATGAGCGACGGCGGCACGTTCAGCTATGTGAGCGGGCTCGACGGCGCCTCGCGCTTCACGCATCTGGCGCCGGTGGCCGCGACTTTCCATCCGCTGATGGCCGAGATGGCCGATGCCGAGCGGCTGCGCGGCTTGCCGATCTTCATCACCCATGGCCGGCTCGACTGGATGTTCCCGGTGCAGACCGCGCGGCAGACGCAAGGCTTGCTGTCGGCTGCCGGCGCCAGGGTGATCTATCGCGAGATCGACGATCTCAGCCACACCTATCCGCGCGAGATCAATGCGGAGATTTTTCGGTGGCTGAACGGTGAACGAACTGACGGCACTTGA